The following are from one region of the Oscarella lobularis chromosome 3, ooOscLobu1.1, whole genome shotgun sequence genome:
- the LOC136184199 gene encoding transcription elongation regulator 1-like: MFVFTTLRQAVTVTTCMDSTTIFESKSLEESDETRPPGEPQLGTLQAQSSGDSAPGNNLESTIPTDSEIQESSYIRQPMPLPLPQFLPPLAPIWSVHSLTDGRMYYFNRLTQESIWERPHDFHALAPITPLPGHHHHHQQQQQQQHAGSLDSPFPLVQQPQQPDAEALRKEKEREAAASAARPISSRPIPGKPWHVVFTGNGKVFFFNKTTRVSVWEVPTELADVSNLEKLMRPPREGESDEDDEEDDEEDYPRDGEEEEEKEKEKELTIEALEPEAKKAKLDDDNDDGDDDDEEGETAEAKASRLRKSLSVEERLELVYQMLSESNVSAFSAFEKELPKFVSDYRYLLLPMKERRNAFDSFVAKQVEEERKEKSRKIREKREEFQKLLEEARLGPKSTFTDFSAKYGRHDRFKAVDKMKERETLFHEFVAQLKARLKEEDVVKEEKVREDFFAMLAEVKKLNKRSEWRRVKDALYKDKRYRAVSGSEKREALFKEYVSKLAGDSGQDVDRERKEKMEASLRERQKEVERERENQAHRWGREREMHRKEETLERFKAFLIDMVKDSEMGWRDARHSLRKDHRWRDFDLLDFGEKEDFFHKHVANLRSRKRNAFHRLLDETKVSLTSTWKEVKGSIKKDPRFEKFSSSDTKRKMEFERYMEEQHRKAKEEFRSLLRETKQISHRTKQMIEDNPTHLKEIKQILMNDLRWLVLDFVEDERESLLLDYVDGLANRGPPPPPTASDPSETRRKRTI, encoded by the exons ATGTTTGTG TTTACGACATTACGACAAGCCGTAACAGTAACGACGTGCATGGATTCGAC TACCATCTTCGAGTCGAAGAGCTtggaagaaagcgacgaaacgcgtccACCTGGCGAACCCCAACTAGGGACGTTGCAGGCGCAGTCTAGCGGCGACAGTGCACCAGGGAATAACTTGGAAAGCACAATTCCAACCG ATAGCGAAATCCAAGAAAGTTCGTATATCCGGCAGCCAATGCCACTACCACTACCGCAAT TTCTTCCTCCTTTGGCTCCAATCTGGTCCGTTCACAGTTTGACTGACGGCCGAATGTACTACTTCAACCGACTCACGCAAGAGTCGATATGGGAACGACCGCACGACTTTCACGCTCTTGCTCCCATTACTCCACTGCCAggacatcatcatcatcatcagcagcagcagcagcagcagcatgCAGGATCTCTCGATTCTCCGTTTCCTTTGGTTCAGCAGCCTCAGCAGCCAGACGCAGAAGCgctgagaaaagagaaggaacgCGAGGCAGCTGCATCTGCCGCTCGACCAATTTCGAGTCGACCGATACCGGGAAAACCGTGgcacgtcgtcttcaccGGCAACGGAAAGGTGTTTTTCTTCaacaagacgacgagagtTTCCGTGTGGGAAGTGCCCACCGAGTTAGCCGACGTGAGCAATTTGGAAAAGCTTATGAGACCGCctagagaaggagaaagtgacgaagatgacgaggaggacgacgaggaagattATCCCagagacggcgaagaagaagaggagaaagagaaagagaaagagcttACAATTGAAGCTCTAGAGCCAGAAGCAAAGAAGGCCAA ACTTGATGATGATAAcgatgatggtgatgatgatgatgaagaggGGGAGACGGCCGAGGCAAAGGCTAGTCGTTTGAGAAAGTCTTTGTCTGTCGAAGAGCGATTGGAGTTGGTTTATCAGATGTTGTCTGAAAGCAAC GTTTCCGCTTTTTCGGCTTTTGAGAAAGAGCTGCCGAAATTCGTTTCCGACTATCGATACTTACTTCTGCCAATGAAGGAGCGAAGGAATGCGTTCGACAGTTTCGTGGCAAAGCAAgtcgaagaggagagaaaggagaagagtcgaaaaattcgcgaaaaaagagaagaatttcaaaagCTATTAGAAGAAGCTCGTCTAGGTCCAAA AAGCACTTTCACGGACTTCTCGGCCAAATACGGTCGTCACGATCGCTTCAAAGCGGTCGACAAGATGAAAGAGCGCGAGACACTGTTTCACGAGTTCGTCGCTCAGCTGAAGGCTCGCttgaaggaagaagacgtcgtcaaagaagagaag GTTAGGGAGGATTTCTTCGCTATGCTGGCTgaagtgaagaaattgaataaGAGAAGCGAGTGGCGACGAGTCAAGGACGCCTTATACAAGGACAAACGGTATCGAGCTGTGAGCGGGTCGGAAAAAAGGGAAGCCCTCTTCAAAGAATACGTTTCCAAATTGGCAGGG GATAGCGGGCAGGATGTGGATCGcgagagaaaggagaagatGGAAGCGAGTCTGCGAGAACGGCAGAAAGAGGTGGAACGCGAGAGGGAGAATCAGGCGCACAGGTGGGGTCGCGAGAGGGAAATGCATCGGAAGGAGGAGACTCTCGAGCGCTTCAAAGCATTTCTGATCGACATG GTGAAAGACTCTGAGATGGGATGGCGCGACGCGAGGCACTCGCTTCGCAAGGATCATCGTTGGCGCGATTTCGACCTGCTCGACTTCGGCGAAAAAGAGGATTTCTTTCACAAGCACGTCGCCAATTTGAGaagtcgaaaacgaaacgcttTCCATCGGCTTCTCGACGAAACCAAG gtgtcgttgacgtcgacgtggaaaGAAGTGAAAGGAAGCATAAAGAAAGATCCGCGTTTTGAGAAATTTTCGTCAAGCGATACG aagagaaaaatggaATTCGAACGCTACATGGAGGAACAGCATCGCAAAGCGAAAGAGGAGTTTCGATCGTTGCTAAGGGAGACGAAACAAATATCTCACCG AACGAAACAAATGATCGAAGACAACCCCACCCATTTGAAAGAAATTAAGCAGATTCTAATG AACGATCTTCGCTGGCTCGttctcgatttcgtcgaagacgagcgcGAGTCGCTTTTGCTCGACTACGTCGACGGTTTGGCCAATCGcggtccgccgccgccgccgacggcgtccgATCCGTCGGAAACGCGACGCAAACGGACtatctga
- the LOC136184677 gene encoding uncharacterized protein — protein sequence MKSSSFARHASVVGLCFLLFASAILSQECSTDSKPKIYSLRFVQSPEFSVLLNGSYHGDQAMCRWYADGSLNSTEPAKNISSSLITCAIPNFLIELQNRGDDNGDDGNTTDLPFSPTPTADVGSGEEPADEDSGLTIDFSLEIQLNVYDNSTTNRSNTNCLTGLKHVAGPKDVPTVVEPTEAYDCGFGFCLGNFSAASSASGGNLSRLCVAYREYSNCLNALHNCSASDQSDIDRAKANNTESLATCDLLEHTTSASPSANATANGTESTSMGPSTLGPSTSSVGPSTVIPSTEAPSTLGPSTAMPSTGGPASTPPPPASEIELWRCCTQARQLSSVGADCRRLCGQVFDQPSVNRNLLQSMERTCRNDGEFISCLESQASLTFRERFLFDFRDCCDDSWGSIDCQHSCKNFTDGSISGSDLVNKCFKKESYSIVRCFVDLVEAHYGIKPLTEECCEQSDDACKSQCKTITDNFWSTHVLSVREPGSGLDSEMEVVKYHLLAVCDDGTCLSDDDDGGDGGGGGGEGSAEEAIMMSMSFCCNESIASGKSCQDVCTNLMSSNLSSDSEMASINPLNCFRLEETKMLMCISDRSGMTLTDIRSLFRGLSQDSYIGQDIMDCCKHAVGSSCENSCIEAMNSSLPFSSSWLACKRDLSQIQMLQCLSSVEYGICAGGCDQLDFCSDFNNRPYEYRLAGGLCGLSVESLAAALHAKWLADKSMSINGQVIKLKSIDSCEAKYFKSLACFLFAQPCQDVNDLSLLCQTECVSVLNKCKAADEGRTSLAICQMIGSTSVYNQCWNLSAFSTPPAGGVKEINVSVALVLRGVPWTPLLQFDASPIFRNLSRNVEFNIEKLFVNLRGKQSVTINAFRLMANGFIEVNFTVTSRGVQPASYDEVKEVLERYVGGQSDSQLGNLVVAGNSLLLEDRTDYSGAPKEAASLVFVVFCVFLSMYALQFWR from the exons ATgaagtcttcgtcgttcgctcGGCACGCGAGTGTCGTCGGTCTTTGTTTCTTGCTTTTCGCAAGCGCGATATTGAGCCAGGAGTGTTCGACGGATAGCAAGCCGAAAATCTATTCGCTTAGATTCGTACAAAGCCCGGAATTTTCTGTTTTGCTAAACGGAAGTTACCACGGCGACCAAGCTAT GTGCCGTTGGTACGCTGACGGCAGCCTGAATTCGACAGAGCCAGCGAAGAACATCTCATCGTCACTAATCAC gtgCGCCATACcaaattttttgattgaacTTCAaaatcgcggcgacgacaacggcgacgacggcaataCAACGGACTTGCCGTTTTCGCCGACTCCGACTGCGGACGTCGGCAGCGGCGAAGAACCCGCCGATGAAGACTCCGGCCTCACCATCGACTTTTCACTGGAGATACAACTGAACGTATACGACAACTCGACCACGAATCGAAGCAATACGAATTGTCTTACAGGACTCAAACACGTTGCAG GTCCTAAAGACGTTCCTACTGTTGTGGAGCCTACAGAGG CTTATGATTGCGGTTTTGGATTTTGTTTGGGAAATTTTTCGGCGGCCTCGTCCGCTTCCGGAGGCAATTTGTCGCGTCTGTGCGTCGCCTACAGAGAATATTCCAACTGCTTGAACGCCCTGCACAACTGTTCGGCGTCCGATCAGAGCGATATCGatcgagcgaaagcgaacaACACGGAAAGTCTAGCCACGTGCGATCTGTTGGAACACACCACGTCCG CGTCTCCGAGTGCGAACGCGACTGCTAATGGAACggagtcgacgtcaatggGGCCATCTACACTGGGACCGTCAACGTCTTCTGTCGGACCGTCGACTGTCATTCCGTCTACGGAGGCACCTTCCACGTTGGGACCTTCGACGGCGATGCCATCTACGGGAGGACCGGCTTCAACTCCACCGCCTCCGGCGTCAGAAATCG AGCTGTGGCGATGTTGCACGCAGGCGAGACAGCTTTCAAGCGTGGGCGCCGATTGCCGACGTCTCTGTGGTCAG GTTTTCGATCAGCCGTCGGTGAACAGAAATCTGTTGCAAAGTATGGAACGTACTTGCAGAAATGAC GGAGAATTCATATCGTGCTTGGAGAGTCAAGCGTCTCTGACGTTTAGAGAAAGATTTCTATTTg aTTTTCGGGACTGTTGCGACGACTCGTGGGGGAGCATCGACTGCCAGCATTCTTGCAAGAAC TTCACCGATGGCTCGATCAGTGGAAGCGACCTAGTGAACAAGtgcttcaaaaaagaa AGTTATTCGATTGTACGATGtttcgtcgatctcgtcgaagcgcatTATGGAATCAAACCGCTGACGGAGGAGTGTTGCgagcaaagcgacgacgcgtgcAAATCTCAGTGCAAAACA ATCACCGACAATTTTTGgtcgacgcacgtgctcTCCGTGCGCGAACCAGGAAGCGGACTTGACAGCGAAATGGAGGTAGTCAAGTATCATCTTCTCGCCGTCTGCGATGACGGCACTTGTCtgagtgacgacgacgacggtggcgacggaggcggcggaggaggcgaAGGCAGCGCGGAAGAAGCCATTATGA TGTCTATGAGTTTTTGCTGTAACGAATCGATTGCCAGTGGGAAGTCTTGTCAAGATGTTTGCACG AATTTAATGTCCAGCAATTTGTCAAGCGATAGCGAAATGGCTTCTATCAATCCTTTGAACTGTTTTCGGCTGGAGGAG acAAAGATGCTCATGTGCATTTCCGACA GGAGTGGAATGACGCTTACAGACATtcgttctctctttcgaGGACTTTCCCAAGACTCTTACATTGGACAAG ACATCATGGACTGCTGCAAACACGCCGTTGGATCGTCGTGCGAAAACTCGTGTATAGAG gcgatgaattcgtcgttgccgttctcttcgtcttggcTTGCTTGCAAGCGCGACTTGAGTCAG ATTCAAATGCTGCAGTGCCTTTCTAGCG TGGAATACGGAATATGTGCAGGAGGATGCGATCAACTCGACTTCTGCTCAGATTTCAACAACAG ACCGTACGAATATCGGTTGGCTGGCGGTCTCTGTGGACTCTCAGTCGAAAGTCTGGCGGCTGCATTGCACGCAAAATGGCTCGCCGATAAATCCATGTCAATCAACGGTCAAGTCATTAAACTAAAATCGATAGACTCGTGCGAAGCGAAGTATTTCAAG TCTCTCGCCTGTTTCCTTTTTGCTCAACCTTGCCAAGACGTCAATGACCTGTCCTTGCTCTGCCa GACCGAGTGCGTTTCGGTTTTGAATAAGTGCAAAGCCGCCGACGAGGGTCGAACGTCGTTAGCTATTTGTCAGATGATCGGCTCGACGAGTGTCTATAATCAGTGCTGGAATTTGAGCGCGTTTTCGACTCCTCCCGCGGGTGGGGTGAAGGAGATCAACGTTTCTGTGGCACTTGTTCTGCGAGGAGTGCCGTGGACGCCGCTATTGCAATTCGACGCGAGCCCTATTTTCAGGAATCTTTCGCGAAACGTCGAATTCAAC ATTGAGAAATTGTTTGTCAACCTGCGAGGAAAACAGTCCGTTACAATCAATGCTTTTAG GCTAATGGCGAATGGATTCATTGAAGTCAACTTTACTGTTACTAGTCGGGGCGTCCAGCCAGCTTCCTACGACGAGGTAAAGGAGGTTCTCGAGAGATATGTCGGAGGACAATCCGACAGCCAACTGGGgaatctcgtcgtcgcaggaaattctcttctcttaGAAGATCGCACGGACTATTCAG GGGCGCCAAAGGAGGCGGCTTCACTTGTTTTCGTCGTGTTTTGCGTTTTTCTGTCAATGTATGCATTGCAATTCTGGCGTTAA
- the LOC136184198 gene encoding uncharacterized protein isoform X1 — MTSLLGCLLVCLALFVGSLVAQDCAMGTKPQVQAFGLSHSDDIQINGTFVGTMASCIWYVNGQMNTTTMATFVSNTMIRCPVPKFLSALRDDDATGSPIPPTNNPSPGPASDALIEMRVHVYHPSASDMNDPNCFSNRILVAGNRVVPTSGPSGSPVPDCGLLACTTTYNAASTASKGNISLVCAAAENYLTCLNAIKNCPNMVNINSEKQVAWDVIKMNPCRPMTPSPSSGPTPSDADDDDDTTAPPQPTPTTPMPAVSERDLSVCCAQNAHNAALRPQCATICAQTFYDFSKPGNTTLLPKLEMICREDKIFEACLRRRLAIPPTISTAEFRKDIQECCRDDGSAECQAVCNNLVSGSANTVEIVQKCLRQGQNDDILDCFTDVVEDHYDVKLPSEECCNGTECMSRCEAAFDDFWALGALAVTDPHQLALNQQLTQLTYAISGVCSNNDVNSCLYGDSGDRPYHFGPSDDTVQKAVMACCNRTLASDRACRDVCEDVLEPGFRSPTNVLACFNPQESAFVQCVAKESGGSAMELRAFFRNLVRDRYRGDAPGECCDRAEEDACEDLCDDLTDGKLRPSNWTWISNCRDGAKEEELLQCYANVRYGQCQGGCNNLDFCGGFNNRSFDYRLGEMLCGPVGDSLAAAMHGSWIKDKVMWILDRPVKIKDVDTCNSDFFKSLACFLIAKPCQDDNDLSHICQDECVAAFQNCKAADERLSATEICQLLGTSKTQCWNLARDFTGFAPPVKVVNMTVSIVLPGWTWTPLLNLVNSPIFGELSDQIEITVEKLFAHLPGRQTVRIAGYERAGQGNVRANFTITSRGSNPATYTQLKHVLEEAAGVGVSNPQLGDLKVAQGSLLLQDFTDYGDSGSNPTAGAGMISASHAVVTTLILLAASVIFGHN; from the exons ATGACTTCACTTTTGGGTTGCCTGCTCGTTTGCCTCGCTCTTTTCGTCGGCTCGCTCGTCGCGCAAGATTGCGCCATGGGCACGAAACCTCAAGTTCAAGCGTTCGGTCTGAGCCATTCCGACGATATACAAATAAACGGCACGTTCGTCGGAACTATGGCGTC CTGCATATGGTACGTGAATGGACAGATGAACACCACGACAATGGCGACGTTCGTATCAAACACAATGATTCG GTGCCCTGTGCCGAAATTCTTGAGTGctcttcgcgacgacgatgcgacgGGCTCGCCCATTCCTCCAACAAATAACCCGTCTCCGGGACCAGCGTCCGATGCGCTTATTGAAATGAGAGTTCACGTTTATCACCCGAGCGCCAGCGATATGAACGATCCGAACTGCTTCTCAAATCGAATTCTAGTCGCAG GAAATCGAGTTGTGCCTACGAGCGGTCCGTCGGGATCTCCTG ttcCTGATTGTGGCCTTCTTGCCTGTACCACGACTTACAACGCTGCGTCGACTGCATCGAAAGGAAACATATCGCTTGTTTGCGCTGCCGCGGAAAACTACTTGACCTGCTTGAACGCGATTAAAAATTGCCCCAATATGGTCAACATTAATAGTGAAAAACAAGTCGCCTGGGATGTAATTAAAATGAATCCCTGTCGTCCAATGACACCAT CTCCTTCATCTGGACCGACTCCCAGTGacgccgatgacgacgacgataccACGGCACCGCCTCaaccgacgccgacgactcCGATGCCAGCCGTGTCCGAGAGAG ATTTGTCGGTCTGCTGTGCTCAGAATGCGCATAATGCTGCTCTTCGTCCCCAGTGTGCTACAATCTGTGCTCAG ACTTTCTACGACTTTTCCAAGCCCGGCAATACGACCCTTTTGCCGAAACTGGAGATGATCTGCAGAGAAGAC aaaatatTCGAAGCGTGCTTGAGACGACGATTGGCCATTCCGCCCACCATCTCCACCGCCGAATTTCGCAAAG ATATTCAAGAGTGCTGTCGAGATGATGGTAGTGCAGAGTGTCAAGCCGTCTGCAACAAT CTCGTTTCTGGGTCTGCCAACACCGTGGAAATCGTGCAGAAGTGCCTTAGACAagga CAGAATGACGATATCCTTGACTGCTTtaccgacgtcgtcgaagaccACTACGACGTTAAATTGCCATCGGAAGAATGCTGCAACGGAACCGAGTGCATGTCCAGATGCGAAGCG GCTTTTGACGACTTTTGGGCGTTGGGTGCTCTCGCCGTGACCGATCCGCACCAATTGGCTTTGAATCAACAACTGACGCAACTCACGTACGCGATTTCGGGAGTCTGCTCGAAC AACGATGTCAATTCGTGTCTTTACGGAGACAGTGGCGATCGACCGTACCACTTCGGACCTTCAGATGATACCGTACAAA AGGCGGTAATGGCCTGCTGCAATAGGACTCTCGCTAGTGACAGAGCGTGCCGCGATGTCTGCGAG GACGTTCTTGAACCCGGGTTTCGGTCTCCGACCAACGTTTTGGCATGTTTTAATCCACAGGAA TCCGCGTTCGTTCAGTGTGTTGCTAAAG AAAGCGGTGGCTCAGCGATGGAACTTCGGGCTTTCTTCCGAAACCTTGTTCGCGATCGATATCGTGGTGACG CTCCGGGCGAGTGCTGCGATCGTGCTGAGGAGGATGCGTGCGAAGATTTGTGCGATGAC CTCACCGATGGAAAACTTCGCCCGTCCAACTGGACATGGATCAGCAACTGCAGGGATGGCGCAAAGGAG GAGGAATTGCTTCAGTGCTACGCCAATG TCCGCTACGGACAATGCCAAGGAGGCTGCAACAATCTTGACTTCTGCGGCGGTTTCAATAACAG ATCCTTCGACTATCGCCTGGGCGAAATGTTGTGTGGGCCCGTGGGCGACAGCTTGGCTGCCGCAATGCACGGATCGTGGATCAAGGACAAAGTCATGTGGATTCTCGACCGTCCTgtcaaaatcaaagacgtCGACACGTGCAATTCGGATTTTTTCAAG TCACTGGCGTGCTTTTTGATTGCTAAACCCTGTCAAGACGACAACGATTTGTCGCACATATGCCA GGACGAATGCGTCGCCGCCTTTCAGAATTGCAAGGCCGCCGACGAGCGTCTTTCGGCGACGGAGATCTGCCAGCTTCTCGggacgtcgaagacgcagTGCTGGAATTTGGCGAGAGATTTCACGGGATTTGCTCCTCCCGTGAAAGTGGTCAATATGACGGTGTCGATTGTTCTGCCGGGATGGACGTGGACGCCGTTGTTGAATCTGGTCAACAGTCCCATATTCGGCGAGCTTTCCGATCAAATCGAAATAACT GTGGAGAAACTCTTTGCTCATCTTCCCGGAAGGCAGACCGTTCGCATCGCTGGATACGA GAGAGCGGGACAAGGCAACGTTCGAGCTAACTTCACTATAACGAGCCGCGGATCGAATCCGGCGACGTACACTCAATTGAAACACGTCTTGGAAGAAGCCGCTGGTGTCGGTGTTAGCAATCCTCAACTCGGCGACCTGAAGGTCGCCCAGGGATCCCTCCTCCTTCAAGACTTCACAGATTACG GTGATAGTGGTTCCAATCCCACTGCTGGAGCTGGAATGATCTCGGCTTCTCATGCCGTCGTTACTACTCTTATTCTGCTCGCTGCATCTGTCATATTTGGACACAATTGA
- the LOC136184198 gene encoding uncharacterized protein isoform X2 has product MTSLLGCLLVCLALFVGSLVAQDCAMGTKPQVQAFGLSHSDDIQINGTFVGTMASCIWYVNGQMNTTTMATFVSNTMIRCPVPKFLSALRDDDATGSPIPPTNNPSPGPASDALIEMRVHVYHPSASDMNDPNCFSNRILVAGNRVVPTSGPSGSPVPDCGLLACTTTYNAASTASKGNISLVCAAAENYLTCLNAIKNCPNMVNINSEKQVAWDVIKMNPCRPMTPSPSSGPTPSDADDDDDTTAPPQPTPTTPMPAVSERDLSVCCAQNAHNAALRPQCATICAQTFYDFSKPGNTTLLPKLEMICREDKIFEACLRRRLAIPPTISTAEFRKDIQECCRDDGSAECQAVCNNLVSGSANTVEIVQKCLRQGNDDILDCFTDVVEDHYDVKLPSEECCNGTECMSRCEAAFDDFWALGALAVTDPHQLALNQQLTQLTYAISGVCSNNDVNSCLYGDSGDRPYHFGPSDDTVQKAVMACCNRTLASDRACRDVCEDVLEPGFRSPTNVLACFNPQESAFVQCVAKESGGSAMELRAFFRNLVRDRYRGDAPGECCDRAEEDACEDLCDDLTDGKLRPSNWTWISNCRDGAKEEELLQCYANVRYGQCQGGCNNLDFCGGFNNRSFDYRLGEMLCGPVGDSLAAAMHGSWIKDKVMWILDRPVKIKDVDTCNSDFFKSLACFLIAKPCQDDNDLSHICQDECVAAFQNCKAADERLSATEICQLLGTSKTQCWNLARDFTGFAPPVKVVNMTVSIVLPGWTWTPLLNLVNSPIFGELSDQIEITVEKLFAHLPGRQTVRIAGYERAGQGNVRANFTITSRGSNPATYTQLKHVLEEAAGVGVSNPQLGDLKVAQGSLLLQDFTDYGDSGSNPTAGAGMISASHAVVTTLILLAASVIFGHN; this is encoded by the exons ATGACTTCACTTTTGGGTTGCCTGCTCGTTTGCCTCGCTCTTTTCGTCGGCTCGCTCGTCGCGCAAGATTGCGCCATGGGCACGAAACCTCAAGTTCAAGCGTTCGGTCTGAGCCATTCCGACGATATACAAATAAACGGCACGTTCGTCGGAACTATGGCGTC CTGCATATGGTACGTGAATGGACAGATGAACACCACGACAATGGCGACGTTCGTATCAAACACAATGATTCG GTGCCCTGTGCCGAAATTCTTGAGTGctcttcgcgacgacgatgcgacgGGCTCGCCCATTCCTCCAACAAATAACCCGTCTCCGGGACCAGCGTCCGATGCGCTTATTGAAATGAGAGTTCACGTTTATCACCCGAGCGCCAGCGATATGAACGATCCGAACTGCTTCTCAAATCGAATTCTAGTCGCAG GAAATCGAGTTGTGCCTACGAGCGGTCCGTCGGGATCTCCTG ttcCTGATTGTGGCCTTCTTGCCTGTACCACGACTTACAACGCTGCGTCGACTGCATCGAAAGGAAACATATCGCTTGTTTGCGCTGCCGCGGAAAACTACTTGACCTGCTTGAACGCGATTAAAAATTGCCCCAATATGGTCAACATTAATAGTGAAAAACAAGTCGCCTGGGATGTAATTAAAATGAATCCCTGTCGTCCAATGACACCAT CTCCTTCATCTGGACCGACTCCCAGTGacgccgatgacgacgacgataccACGGCACCGCCTCaaccgacgccgacgactcCGATGCCAGCCGTGTCCGAGAGAG ATTTGTCGGTCTGCTGTGCTCAGAATGCGCATAATGCTGCTCTTCGTCCCCAGTGTGCTACAATCTGTGCTCAG ACTTTCTACGACTTTTCCAAGCCCGGCAATACGACCCTTTTGCCGAAACTGGAGATGATCTGCAGAGAAGAC aaaatatTCGAAGCGTGCTTGAGACGACGATTGGCCATTCCGCCCACCATCTCCACCGCCGAATTTCGCAAAG ATATTCAAGAGTGCTGTCGAGATGATGGTAGTGCAGAGTGTCAAGCCGTCTGCAACAAT CTCGTTTCTGGGTCTGCCAACACCGTGGAAATCGTGCAGAAGTGCCTTAGACAagga AATGACGATATCCTTGACTGCTTtaccgacgtcgtcgaagaccACTACGACGTTAAATTGCCATCGGAAGAATGCTGCAACGGAACCGAGTGCATGTCCAGATGCGAAGCG GCTTTTGACGACTTTTGGGCGTTGGGTGCTCTCGCCGTGACCGATCCGCACCAATTGGCTTTGAATCAACAACTGACGCAACTCACGTACGCGATTTCGGGAGTCTGCTCGAAC AACGATGTCAATTCGTGTCTTTACGGAGACAGTGGCGATCGACCGTACCACTTCGGACCTTCAGATGATACCGTACAAA AGGCGGTAATGGCCTGCTGCAATAGGACTCTCGCTAGTGACAGAGCGTGCCGCGATGTCTGCGAG GACGTTCTTGAACCCGGGTTTCGGTCTCCGACCAACGTTTTGGCATGTTTTAATCCACAGGAA TCCGCGTTCGTTCAGTGTGTTGCTAAAG AAAGCGGTGGCTCAGCGATGGAACTTCGGGCTTTCTTCCGAAACCTTGTTCGCGATCGATATCGTGGTGACG CTCCGGGCGAGTGCTGCGATCGTGCTGAGGAGGATGCGTGCGAAGATTTGTGCGATGAC CTCACCGATGGAAAACTTCGCCCGTCCAACTGGACATGGATCAGCAACTGCAGGGATGGCGCAAAGGAG GAGGAATTGCTTCAGTGCTACGCCAATG TCCGCTACGGACAATGCCAAGGAGGCTGCAACAATCTTGACTTCTGCGGCGGTTTCAATAACAG ATCCTTCGACTATCGCCTGGGCGAAATGTTGTGTGGGCCCGTGGGCGACAGCTTGGCTGCCGCAATGCACGGATCGTGGATCAAGGACAAAGTCATGTGGATTCTCGACCGTCCTgtcaaaatcaaagacgtCGACACGTGCAATTCGGATTTTTTCAAG TCACTGGCGTGCTTTTTGATTGCTAAACCCTGTCAAGACGACAACGATTTGTCGCACATATGCCA GGACGAATGCGTCGCCGCCTTTCAGAATTGCAAGGCCGCCGACGAGCGTCTTTCGGCGACGGAGATCTGCCAGCTTCTCGggacgtcgaagacgcagTGCTGGAATTTGGCGAGAGATTTCACGGGATTTGCTCCTCCCGTGAAAGTGGTCAATATGACGGTGTCGATTGTTCTGCCGGGATGGACGTGGACGCCGTTGTTGAATCTGGTCAACAGTCCCATATTCGGCGAGCTTTCCGATCAAATCGAAATAACT GTGGAGAAACTCTTTGCTCATCTTCCCGGAAGGCAGACCGTTCGCATCGCTGGATACGA GAGAGCGGGACAAGGCAACGTTCGAGCTAACTTCACTATAACGAGCCGCGGATCGAATCCGGCGACGTACACTCAATTGAAACACGTCTTGGAAGAAGCCGCTGGTGTCGGTGTTAGCAATCCTCAACTCGGCGACCTGAAGGTCGCCCAGGGATCCCTCCTCCTTCAAGACTTCACAGATTACG GTGATAGTGGTTCCAATCCCACTGCTGGAGCTGGAATGATCTCGGCTTCTCATGCCGTCGTTACTACTCTTATTCTGCTCGCTGCATCTGTCATATTTGGACACAATTGA